One region of Archocentrus centrarchus isolate MPI-CPG fArcCen1 chromosome 6, fArcCen1, whole genome shotgun sequence genomic DNA includes:
- the slc10a3 gene encoding P3 protein, with translation MRMLFTFCCLFLITGGADRAWATGNLTVDGSNRTNVTADGSSRYITIGDGSSQEFEFPEYTNGVIVISSRYRSAAAGRKGRQSLKQTVRVHSLDPEVLSIINVTDGGRGGPAQSYIISIRSGLPGRAQLKIQLLDLDQDSVPVLIEERTDYSIRVAPGNDDPATRLIQSGGLSHFSENPVLFALLPLIFVNKCAFGCKVEVEVLRGLLKSPKPLLLGVLGQFLVMPLYAYCVSRLASLPTTLSLGLVITCSAPGGGGGYLYSLLLGGDVTLAISMTLVSTVVAAAAMPLSSALYGWLLGVHAALHVPFVKILGTLLFIAIPISLGMLVKLRLPALTRVLLALIRPFSFVLIVGGIFMAYQMGASILANVQPQIVAVGITVPLLGLVVGAVLAKLAGLSPPQRKTVSIEVGVQNSLLALAVMQLSFQRLEADFASQAPFIVALSSTSEMLLIVLGYVTKRRFCGSAVPRSDA, from the coding sequence ATGAGGATGCTATTTACATTCTGCTGTCTCTTCCTTATTACCGGCGGAGCGGACCGGGCGTGGGCCACCGGAAACCTCACTGTTGATGGCAGCAACAGGACCAACGTGACGGCCGACGGCAGCAGCAGGTATATCACAATCGGGGACGGGTCATCGCAGGAGTTTGAGTTCCCGGAATACACCAACGGCGTGATTGTAATCTCCAGCCGGTACCGGAGCGCCGCGGCCGGAAGGAAGGGCCGTCAGAGCTTGAAGCAGACGGTGAGAGTCCACTCCCTGGACCCGGAGGTCCTCTCTATCATTAACGTGACGGACGGCGGTCGCGGAGGACCAGCTCAGAGCTACATTATCAGCATCCGCTCCGGGTTGCCGGGGAGGGCTCAGCTGAAGAtccagctgctggacctggacCAGGACTCTGTGCCGGTTCTGATTGAAGAGAGGACAGATTACTCCATCAGAGTGGCACCGGGTAATGATGACCCTGCCACCCGGCTCATCCAGTCGGGTGGCCTGTCCCATTTCTCTGAGAACCCTGTGCTATTTGCCTTGCTGCCCCTCATTTTTGTCAACAAGTGTGCCTTTGGGTGCAAGGTAGAGGTGGAGGTGCTGCGGGGGCTGCTGAAGAGCCCCAAGCCACTGCTCCTAGGGGTGCTGGGACAGTTCCTGGTGATGCCTTTATACGCCTACTGTGTGTCCCGGTTGGCCTCACTGCCCACGACACTCTCTCTGGGTTTGGTCATCACCTGCTCTGCCCCGGGCGGTGGGGGAGGATACCTGTACAGCCTGTTGCTTGGAGGCGATGTCACCCTGGCCATCTCCATGACGCTGGTCTCCACAGTCGTGGCGGCAGCAGCCATGCCTCTGTCGTCAGCCCTGTACGGTTGGCTTCTGGGCGTCCACGCTGCCCTGCACGTGCCCTTTGTGAAGATCCTGGGCACCCTGCTGTTCATCGCTATCCCCATCTCGCTGGGCATGCTGGTCAAGCTGCGGCTGCCCGCCCTCACTCGTGTCCTGCTGGCGCTCATCCGACCCTTCAGCTTCGTGCTCATCGTGGGCGGCATCTTCATGGCCTACCAAATGGGAGCGTCCATCCTGGCCAACGTCCAGCCCCAAATCGTGGCTGTTGGGATTACGGTGCCTTTGCTGGGCCTGGTTGTCGGGGCCGTCCTGGCCAAACTGGCGGGTCTTTCGCCGCCTCAGAGGAAGACTGTCAGCATCGAGGTGGGCGTCCAGAACAGCCTGCTGGCTCTCGCTGTCATGCAGCTGTCTTTCCAGCGACTGGAGGCGGATTTCGCGTCACAGGCACCCTTCATTGTGGCCCTCAGCAGCACCTCAGAGATGCTGCTCATCGTGCTGGGATACGTCACCAAGCGGAGGTTCTGCGGCTCTGCCGTCCCCAGGAGTGACGCCTGA